Proteins from a genomic interval of Chryseobacterium indologenes:
- a CDS encoding nucleotidyltransferase, which translates to MSSKKTLLILAGGLGSRYKGLKQIDGILDNGSPILEYSVYDALEAGFQKIVVIINKLIPQSYIERLNAISQAKGFELHWIYQEVNSIRLQGFDYPEREKPWGTAHAVLCAKYAIQEPFVMINADDFYGKEAYLLAADEIDHHRISESQFGMVAYPVESTLSSYGTVARGICTLDPENYLIKVEEQTSIQKINGSIIYTEDGKYIPISPDTLVSMNFFIFHPHIFCSLEAYFYDFIESDPAPKQEFYIPSAVQRMMDDEQVKVLVKASNSPWMGVTYADDKKNIKDFLKSQIQKNSYPEDLWK; encoded by the coding sequence ATGAGTTCTAAAAAGACCTTACTTATATTAGCCGGTGGATTAGGAAGCCGTTATAAAGGATTAAAGCAAATAGACGGAATACTCGACAACGGATCCCCGATTTTGGAGTATTCTGTTTATGATGCTCTGGAAGCGGGATTCCAGAAGATTGTTGTTATCATCAACAAACTGATTCCTCAAAGTTATATTGAAAGACTGAACGCTATATCCCAGGCAAAAGGTTTTGAACTTCACTGGATTTATCAGGAAGTCAACAGTATCCGGTTACAAGGTTTTGATTATCCTGAACGTGAAAAACCATGGGGAACCGCACATGCCGTCCTTTGTGCTAAATATGCAATACAGGAACCTTTTGTCATGATTAATGCTGATGATTTTTATGGTAAAGAAGCCTATCTTCTTGCTGCCGACGAAATTGACCATCACCGTATTTCCGAGTCACAGTTTGGTATGGTAGCCTACCCCGTTGAAAGTACGCTGAGCAGCTATGGGACAGTGGCAAGGGGAATCTGTACTTTAGATCCTGAAAACTACCTGATCAAAGTTGAGGAACAGACTTCGATTCAAAAAATAAACGGTTCTATCATTTATACAGAAGACGGAAAATATATTCCGATATCCCCCGACACTCTGGTATCGATGAACTTCTTTATTTTCCATCCGCATATTTTCTGTTCTCTGGAGGCGTATTTCTATGATTTCATTGAATCTGATCCTGCGCCTAAACAGGAGTTTTATATTCCTTCTGCGGTACAGAGAATGATGGACGATGAACAGGTAAAAGTATTGGTAAAAGCGTCAAATTCTCCATGGATGGGAGTTACCTATGCAGATGATAAAAAGAACATCAAGGATTTCCTGAAATCGCAGATTCAAAAAAACAGCTATCCGGAAGATTTATGGAAATAA
- a CDS encoding aminoglycoside phosphotransferase family protein has product MEIKDIVTQFIHTENYSLSPITDGLINTTYLLEDRDRREKFILQKINDNVFKQPQVVVKNHLLINELLQSNNYQFQIIEIIPSLDGKLLVKDSNGQPWRMLSYVENSITFLTAPSLQTAFEAAKTFSYFLATINTEKLPDIEDPLPDFLNFEKRITDYRNSLKNAAPHLKENAKAEIEMTNQFLSLPEQWKEMERSKQVPKRIIHADVKISNILFDQHHNPLAVIDLDTMMISTILYDFGTMVQSYTNKTKEDDGSARNNFNPEMYEAVKEGFLFHLKDKLTPKESENLDYAAQVAIYIQEVRFLTDYLNGSTYYSITHPEHNLDRTRNQLELLKGLREYLEVE; this is encoded by the coding sequence ATGGAAATAAAAGATATTGTTACTCAATTTATCCATACAGAAAATTACAGTCTTTCTCCTATTACAGATGGACTGATCAATACAACTTACCTTTTGGAAGACAGGGATCGGAGAGAAAAGTTTATCCTGCAAAAGATCAATGACAATGTTTTCAAACAGCCGCAGGTTGTTGTGAAAAATCATTTACTTATTAATGAACTTCTCCAATCCAATAATTATCAATTTCAGATTATAGAGATTATTCCTTCTCTTGACGGTAAACTTTTGGTAAAAGATTCAAATGGTCAGCCATGGCGTATGTTAAGTTATGTTGAAAACAGTATTACCTTTCTTACTGCTCCATCCTTACAAACTGCTTTTGAAGCAGCTAAAACTTTCAGCTATTTCCTTGCTACCATAAATACTGAAAAATTACCTGATATTGAAGATCCGCTTCCTGATTTTCTCAATTTTGAAAAAAGGATTACAGATTATAGAAATTCATTAAAAAATGCTGCTCCTCATTTAAAAGAAAACGCAAAGGCTGAAATTGAAATGACCAACCAGTTTCTTTCGTTGCCTGAACAATGGAAAGAAATGGAAAGAAGTAAGCAGGTGCCCAAAAGAATTATCCATGCAGATGTAAAAATCAGCAATATCCTTTTCGATCAACATCATAATCCTCTGGCTGTGATTGATTTGGACACCATGATGATTTCTACCATTTTATATGATTTTGGAACCATGGTCCAGTCTTATACCAATAAAACCAAAGAAGATGACGGAAGTGCCAGAAACAATTTCAACCCTGAAATGTATGAAGCCGTAAAGGAAGGATTTTTATTCCATCTGAAAGATAAATTAACTCCAAAAGAATCTGAAAACCTGGACTATGCGGCACAGGTTGCCATTTATATCCAGGAAGTTCGTTTTTTAACCGATTATCTGAACGGAAGCACCTATTACTCTATCACACATCCTGAGCACAATCTGGATAGAACCAGGAATCAACTGGAACTGTTGAAAGGGTTGAGGGAATATTTAGAGGTTGAATAA
- a CDS encoding Gfo/Idh/MocA family oxidoreductase has translation MNKSTSRRDFIKTATLASFGALVLPNSLFAYSHDFKTDKKVRVGFIGVGLRGQEHVKLLAKRSDVEIIAFADPDKRMLSASQKILKDNNKPAAQEFSNGEYDYRNLLKSKNIDAVVIATPWEWHLPQGVEAMRAKKIVGMEVSGAIKLQDCWEFVKVYEETKVPIFMMENVCYRRDIMAILNMVRKGMFGELVHGRGGYQHDLRGVLFNDGVTPYNSGAEFGEKGFSEAKWRTEHYVKRNGELYPTHGLGPVAMMMDINRGNRLTRLSSFSSKSVGLHKYIVEHAKGGENHPNAKVKFNQGDIVTTQIACENGETILLTHDTSLQRPYDLGFRVQGTEGLWQDFGWGDFNQGHIYFEKTMNHTHRWDNTEKWMKEHDHPMWKKFENTAAGAGHGGMDFFVMNTFIECIKRNIEFPMDVYDLALWYSITPLSEESIAKGGQVVDIPDFTNGKWKTRKPVFGMTDEF, from the coding sequence ATGAACAAGAGCACTTCCCGCAGAGACTTTATTAAAACGGCAACTCTGGCAAGCTTTGGGGCACTGGTTTTACCCAATTCTTTATTTGCTTATTCCCATGATTTTAAAACAGATAAGAAAGTCCGTGTCGGTTTTATCGGCGTAGGACTACGTGGACAAGAACATGTAAAATTGCTTGCAAAACGCAGTGATGTAGAGATTATAGCTTTTGCTGATCCGGATAAAAGAATGCTTTCAGCTTCACAAAAAATACTAAAAGACAATAATAAACCGGCTGCTCAGGAGTTTTCAAACGGTGAATACGACTATAGAAACCTTTTAAAGTCCAAAAATATAGACGCAGTTGTTATTGCTACTCCATGGGAATGGCACCTTCCTCAGGGTGTAGAAGCCATGCGTGCTAAAAAAATTGTGGGAATGGAAGTCTCAGGAGCTATAAAACTTCAGGACTGCTGGGAGTTTGTAAAAGTATATGAAGAAACTAAGGTTCCTATTTTCATGATGGAAAATGTATGCTACCGCAGAGATATCATGGCTATCCTGAATATGGTTCGCAAAGGAATGTTCGGCGAGCTGGTACATGGAAGAGGTGGTTATCAGCATGATTTAAGAGGTGTACTTTTCAATGACGGAGTAACCCCTTACAATTCCGGAGCTGAATTTGGAGAGAAAGGCTTCAGCGAGGCTAAATGGAGAACGGAACATTATGTAAAGCGCAACGGAGAACTTTATCCTACCCACGGATTAGGACCGGTAGCCATGATGATGGACATCAACCGTGGAAACCGTCTGACCAGACTTTCATCCTTCTCTTCCAAGTCTGTAGGACTCCATAAGTATATTGTTGAACATGCTAAAGGTGGAGAAAATCACCCGAATGCCAAAGTAAAATTCAATCAGGGAGATATTGTTACGACCCAGATTGCCTGTGAAAATGGAGAAACCATTCTCCTTACCCATGATACCAGCTTACAAAGACCTTATGATTTAGGATTCAGAGTACAAGGTACAGAAGGGCTGTGGCAGGACTTCGGATGGGGAGATTTCAACCAGGGGCATATTTATTTTGAAAAAACAATGAACCATACCCATCGTTGGGACAATACCGAAAAATGGATGAAAGAGCACGACCATCCCATGTGGAAAAAATTCGAAAATACAGCTGCAGGAGCAGGACATGGAGGAATGGATTTCTTTGTGATGAATACTTTCATTGAATGTATCAAACGAAACATAGAATTCCCGATGGATGTATATGACCTTGCTCTATGGTATTCAATCACCCCATTAAGTGAAGAATCTATTGCTAAAGGTGGTCAGGTTGTTGATATTCCTGATTTTACCAATGGAAAATGGAAAACCCGCAAACCTGTATTTGGTATGACCGATGAGTTCTAA
- a CDS encoding beta-lactamase family protein — MKRKLSGLLLIIIQLAYPQIQNVEQAIDSCIIKDNFNGAVLVAQNGKTELLRYTGLSNRHYNIPFSDETLFHIFSLTKTFTAALIMQLYEKGKINLDAPISTYYPEYKGEAAKKVTIRNLLTYSSGRDNKDISSPELIHQAYDNTIWNLDDFITTYLSEKLIDKPGTKFSYNNGDFILLRKIIEKICHQPFEEVLKEQILIPLHMQSTGFLHHNDIIRNIDEGYTADNPSDPFVLHMPTNTYIDNFYSAGAMYSTPKDLLTFDHAVFNADLFNKKTLETMLTADKKLEDTALGFWVYPKKFGSVNTLFAERQGEGYGHSANWVHLVDKNLTVIILSNTKDIKYLNKMREKIINAYYGQ, encoded by the coding sequence ATGAAACGAAAACTTTCAGGTTTACTGTTGATCATCATTCAATTGGCCTATCCTCAGATACAAAACGTTGAACAAGCAATTGATTCCTGCATAATTAAAGATAATTTTAATGGTGCTGTCTTAGTCGCTCAAAATGGAAAGACCGAATTACTCAGGTATACAGGATTATCCAACAGGCATTACAATATCCCCTTTTCAGATGAAACCCTGTTTCATATTTTCTCCCTTACCAAAACTTTTACAGCTGCATTGATCATGCAACTTTATGAAAAGGGGAAAATTAATCTCGATGCTCCGATTTCTACCTATTACCCCGAGTATAAAGGAGAAGCAGCAAAAAAGGTTACCATAAGAAATCTGCTTACCTACAGCAGTGGCAGGGATAATAAAGATATCAGCTCACCGGAACTTATCCATCAGGCCTATGATAATACCATCTGGAACCTTGATGATTTTATCACCACTTATCTTTCTGAAAAACTTATTGATAAGCCGGGAACAAAGTTCAGTTATAATAACGGTGACTTTATCCTTCTGAGAAAGATCATCGAAAAAATATGTCATCAACCTTTTGAAGAGGTGTTAAAGGAGCAGATACTCATCCCCCTGCACATGCAAAGTACAGGATTCCTTCATCATAATGATATTATCAGAAATATCGACGAAGGCTATACAGCAGACAATCCATCCGATCCGTTTGTCCTTCATATGCCTACAAATACCTATATTGATAATTTCTACTCAGCAGGGGCGATGTATTCTACTCCAAAGGATCTGCTCACCTTTGACCATGCAGTATTTAACGCTGACCTATTCAATAAAAAGACATTGGAAACCATGCTTACTGCAGATAAAAAACTGGAAGATACGGCATTGGGCTTTTGGGTATATCCTAAAAAATTCGGGTCAGTTAATACTTTGTTTGCAGAACGTCAGGGGGAAGGTTATGGCCATAGTGCCAATTGGGTACACCTGGTAGATAAAAACCTAACGGTAATTATCCTTTCCAATACCAAAGATATCAAATACCTGAATAAAATGAGAGAAAAGATAATCAATGCTTATTATGGACAGTAA
- a CDS encoding AIM24 family protein, which yields MSKYSIEAFINETKENPQQRDYFELETKHLLEINLNNQAVWTKRGSMVSYVGNINFERQGMLSGGIGNLLKKAISGEGSKLMKAEGSGKLYVADSGKKVRILYLNNESVCVNGNDVLAHEQSVKSDITMLKSIAGMMSGGLFQVKLSGTGHIAITTHGDPLTLLVTPDTPVFTDPNATVAWSGNLSPELKTNVSFKSLIGRGSGEEFQMKFSGHGWVLIQPYEEVYFMEK from the coding sequence ATGAGCAAGTATTCAATTGAAGCGTTTATCAACGAAACAAAAGAGAATCCACAGCAAAGGGACTATTTTGAGCTGGAAACCAAGCATCTTCTGGAAATCAACCTGAATAACCAGGCGGTATGGACTAAAAGAGGAAGCATGGTAAGCTATGTGGGAAATATCAATTTTGAAAGACAGGGAATGCTGTCCGGAGGCATCGGAAATCTTTTAAAGAAGGCCATCAGCGGTGAAGGAAGTAAACTGATGAAAGCAGAAGGCAGCGGAAAATTGTATGTAGCTGATTCAGGAAAAAAAGTCCGCATTCTCTATCTGAATAATGAATCGGTGTGTGTGAACGGAAATGATGTGCTGGCTCATGAACAGAGTGTAAAAAGTGATATTACCATGCTTAAAAGTATTGCGGGAATGATGTCCGGCGGTCTTTTCCAGGTAAAACTTTCCGGGACCGGACATATTGCCATTACAACGCATGGAGATCCTCTGACGCTGCTTGTCACTCCTGATACTCCTGTTTTCACTGATCCTAATGCTACCGTGGCATGGTCCGGAAATCTGAGTCCTGAGCTTAAAACAAATGTTTCTTTCAAAAGCCTTATCGGAAGAGGAAGCGGTGAAGAATTTCAGATGAAATTTTCAGGACACGGATGGGTTCTGATTCAGCCATATGAAGAAGTATATTTTATGGAAAAATAA
- a CDS encoding DNA-deoxyinosine glycosylase, which yields MQNRIFSFPPIIDSQSEILILGSIPGGKSLEKQQYYAHPQNKFWRIIFELMEEEFTEDYTQRIETIKKHHIALWDVIDSCERKGSLDSEIKNEEANQIAELLEKHPNIKALFCNGGKSYKNLIKLLGKKNNLPVFLLPSTSPAYTIPFEKNLKVGQRFLIF from the coding sequence ATGCAAAACCGTATTTTTTCTTTTCCTCCCATTATTGATTCTCAGTCTGAAATATTGATCCTGGGCTCCATTCCTGGCGGTAAATCACTGGAAAAACAACAATATTATGCCCATCCTCAGAACAAATTCTGGCGGATTATCTTTGAATTGATGGAAGAAGAATTTACAGAAGACTATACTCAGAGAATTGAAACAATAAAGAAACATCACATCGCTCTTTGGGACGTTATTGATTCCTGTGAACGAAAAGGAAGCCTTGATTCGGAAATCAAAAATGAAGAAGCCAACCAGATTGCTGAATTGCTTGAAAAACATCCGAATATCAAAGCGCTGTTTTGTAATGGCGGGAAATCGTATAAAAATCTGATCAAACTGTTAGGAAAGAAAAATAACTTACCGGTTTTTTTACTGCCATCAACAAGCCCGGCATATACCATTCCGTTTGAAAAAAACTTGAAGGTTGGGCAAAGATTCTTGATTTTCTGA
- the queA gene encoding tRNA preQ1(34) S-adenosylmethionine ribosyltransferase-isomerase QueA, translating into MKTSDFNFDLPAELLAEHPSEHRDEARLMVLDRKTETIEHKLFKDVVDYFDESDLFIFNNTKVFPARLYGNKEKTGAKIEVFLLRELDKETRVWDVLVDPARKIRIGNKLFFTEDESLVAEVIDNTTSRGRTLRFLFDGSYEEFRTKLKELGETPLPKYIKRAVEPEDAERYQTIYAKVEGAVAAPTAGLHFSKHLMKKLEIKGIDFAEVTLHVGLGTFNPIEVEDLSKHKMESEEIIIDEKNAEIINKAVEAHRRVCAVGTTTMRALETSVSSNKKISAFNGWTNKFIYPPHDFGVANSMITNFHTPKSTLLMMIAAFAGRDFVMHAYEEAVKEKYKFYSYGDAMLIL; encoded by the coding sequence ATGAAAACATCAGATTTTAATTTTGATCTTCCTGCGGAATTATTAGCAGAACACCCATCAGAGCACAGAGACGAAGCCAGATTAATGGTTCTTGATAGAAAAACAGAAACTATCGAGCACAAATTATTCAAAGATGTAGTGGATTATTTTGATGAGAGTGATCTTTTCATCTTCAACAATACGAAGGTTTTCCCTGCCCGTCTTTACGGAAATAAAGAAAAAACCGGGGCTAAAATTGAAGTTTTCCTTTTAAGAGAGCTTGATAAAGAAACGCGTGTTTGGGATGTATTGGTAGATCCGGCAAGAAAAATCAGAATTGGTAACAAATTATTCTTTACTGAAGATGAATCGTTGGTAGCGGAAGTTATTGACAATACTACTTCAAGAGGAAGAACATTAAGATTCTTATTCGACGGTTCATACGAAGAATTCAGAACAAAATTGAAGGAATTGGGAGAAACTCCACTTCCGAAATATATCAAAAGAGCGGTAGAGCCGGAAGATGCAGAAAGATATCAGACGATTTATGCAAAAGTGGAAGGCGCAGTAGCTGCTCCTACAGCAGGTTTACACTTCTCTAAACACTTGATGAAAAAATTAGAGATCAAGGGAATCGATTTTGCTGAGGTGACTCTTCACGTAGGTTTAGGAACTTTCAACCCAATCGAGGTGGAAGATCTTTCTAAACACAAAATGGAATCTGAAGAAATCATCATCGATGAAAAAAATGCTGAGATCATCAACAAGGCAGTAGAAGCTCACAGAAGAGTTTGTGCTGTAGGTACTACTACCATGAGAGCATTGGAAACTTCTGTTTCTTCAAACAAAAAAATCTCTGCTTTCAACGGATGGACCAATAAATTCATTTATCCTCCTCACGATTTTGGTGTAGCCAACTCAATGATCACAAACTTCCACACGCCAAAATCAACATTATTGATGATGATTGCAGCCTTTGCAGGAAGAGATTTTGTAATGCATGCTTATGAAGAAGCCGTAAAAGAAAAATACAAATTCTATTCTTACGGTGACGCAATGTTAATTTTATAA
- a CDS encoding S9 family peptidase, which produces MKLKYSLLALAAPLLMNAQQVMTPEILWTLKKVGVQAVSPDQASLIYKVGQVDLKTEKTKSENYFLNVLNNQSAKIDLGKKSLIQWDKNGIYAQEGDKIYLSKDAGKTWTEFYTIGEVDNIVISPDGKRIAFSRQVLVEKLMGKDKYADTPKTTAQVYTDLNHRHWDYFNEGKYNHVFVVNTSDKVEAAKDLLEGKTWDSPQRPFGGAEDFIWSPDSSQLLYVTKPKSGKEYATSTNTDIFAYDMASGVTKNLTEPNKGYDINPKFSPDGKSLIWQSMARDGYEADKNDVKIMDWKTGKTTNLTAGWDDSVSGDVLWGADSKTIYFTAAHRGTKQLFSLDSKSAKVQQITKGDFDVNEIFTDNKTSLLVGRTDVNHATELFSVNLKNGEMKQVTEANKDTYAKLAQGKSELKMVKTSDGKEMGVWFHYPPNFDPNKKYPTLVYCQGGPQSALTQYFSVRWNFALMTANDYIVVAPNRRGMPGWGTKWNEDISKDWGGQPMRDYLAATDYAKTLPYVDGDRVAAVGASYGGYSVFMLAGIHENRFKTFIAHDGLFDMKSWYLTTEELWFANWDIGSPWDKPQPKAYTEFNPSNFVEKWNKPIMIVQGGIDFRVPYEQGQEAFQAAKLRGLKSKLVYFPNENHWVLHPQNGLVWQREFFDWLKETL; this is translated from the coding sequence ATGAAACTTAAGTACAGTCTGCTGGCGCTGGCAGCTCCGCTTTTAATGAATGCACAACAAGTAATGACGCCTGAAATTCTTTGGACTTTGAAAAAAGTGGGAGTACAGGCAGTTTCACCGGATCAGGCTTCCCTTATTTACAAAGTAGGACAGGTAGATCTGAAAACAGAAAAAACAAAAAGTGAAAACTATTTTCTGAATGTTCTTAATAATCAGTCTGCAAAAATTGATTTAGGTAAAAAATCTCTGATCCAATGGGATAAAAACGGAATTTATGCCCAGGAAGGAGACAAAATTTATCTTTCCAAAGATGCAGGGAAAACATGGACTGAGTTTTACACGATCGGTGAAGTTGACAATATAGTTATTTCTCCGGATGGTAAAAGAATTGCTTTCAGCAGGCAGGTCTTGGTTGAAAAGTTAATGGGCAAAGATAAATATGCCGATACACCTAAAACAACGGCACAGGTATACACAGATCTGAACCACAGACACTGGGATTACTTCAACGAAGGGAAATACAATCACGTGTTTGTAGTCAATACATCCGATAAAGTTGAGGCTGCAAAAGATCTGCTGGAAGGAAAAACATGGGATTCCCCTCAAAGACCTTTCGGTGGAGCAGAAGACTTTATCTGGAGTCCGGATTCCTCACAGCTTCTGTATGTGACAAAGCCTAAAAGTGGTAAAGAATATGCAACAAGTACCAATACGGATATTTTTGCCTATGATATGGCTTCAGGGGTTACCAAAAACTTAACTGAGCCGAATAAAGGGTACGATATCAATCCTAAGTTCAGCCCGGATGGTAAATCACTGATCTGGCAGAGTATGGCCAGAGACGGCTATGAAGCGGATAAGAATGATGTGAAAATCATGGATTGGAAAACCGGAAAGACAACCAACCTTACCGCAGGCTGGGATGACAGCGTTTCAGGAGATGTTCTTTGGGGAGCAGATTCAAAAACTATTTATTTTACGGCAGCGCACAGAGGTACAAAGCAACTTTTTTCTCTTGATTCAAAATCAGCAAAAGTGCAGCAGATTACAAAAGGAGATTTCGATGTTAACGAAATTTTTACCGACAATAAGACCTCTCTTTTAGTAGGAAGAACAGACGTAAACCATGCTACGGAATTATTCTCTGTAAACCTAAAAAACGGAGAAATGAAGCAGGTGACTGAAGCCAATAAGGATACTTATGCTAAGCTGGCTCAAGGAAAATCTGAACTTAAAATGGTGAAAACTTCCGACGGTAAAGAAATGGGAGTTTGGTTCCATTATCCGCCTAATTTCGATCCAAATAAAAAATATCCTACATTGGTTTACTGCCAGGGAGGTCCACAATCTGCACTGACACAATATTTCAGTGTAAGATGGAACTTCGCTTTAATGACAGCCAATGACTATATCGTAGTTGCTCCAAACAGAAGAGGTATGCCGGGATGGGGCACCAAATGGAACGAAGATATTTCAAAAGACTGGGGCGGACAGCCGATGAGAGATTATCTTGCCGCTACAGATTATGCTAAAACATTACCTTATGTAGACGGTGACAGAGTAGCAGCAGTAGGGGCCAGCTATGGAGGTTATAGTGTATTTATGCTGGCAGGAATTCACGAAAACAGATTCAAAACATTTATTGCCCACGATGGATTATTTGATATGAAATCATGGTACCTGACTACTGAAGAGCTTTGGTTTGCGAACTGGGATATCGGTTCTCCTTGGGACAAGCCACAACCCAAAGCATATACAGAATTCAACCCAAGCAATTTCGTGGAAAAATGGAATAAACCTATCATGATTGTTCAGGGAGGAATCGATTTCCGTGTGCCTTACGAACAAGGACAGGAAGCTTTTCAGGCTGCAAAACTAAGAGGTTTAAAATCAAAACTGGTATACTTCCCGAATGAGAATCACTGGGTACTTCATCCACAAAACGGATTGGTATGGCAGAGAGAATTCTTTGACTGGTTGAAAGAAACATTATAA
- a CDS encoding peptidase M61: MNTLIRLVFVWVLFPTTIIAQALSPNYNYTIDLIHLPDDEVKVSFTPPKNNLQQGKFVIPKLVPGFYQAMNFGQYVSDLVATDKKGKKIMTERLDQNSWMVHNLKNVNTISYKVSDGWDSLEKESHEARSAGSTFIKDSVFVINYNSLVGYFEEMRDIPYQINIKKNRDFYASSALDYTQKDKHTDIVLAKDYRQLVDSPVMYCVPDTTWIKIGHTEVLVSFYNKKERHYSQKIAQELENILKNQQAYLGGSLPVDKYAFLIYYESSNEKGFLGDGLEHSQSTVCLYRSGNMNFLPMALQRVASHEFFHIITPLNIHSEEIQHYDFLNPVMSKHLWLYEGMTEYATIHMPVKQKMIGLGDFEKSLEEKIKGMKGFDNHLSFTEISKNAMQRQDQYMNFYQKGPLLGMCLDIRLRELSGGKMGTQDLMLQLMKKYGAGKYFKDDDIFDEITKMTFPEIRSFFRDYIEGTQPVPLKEYLSKVGFTYDENTGKVDLLSHPDQRQVALRKVWIGQ, from the coding sequence ATGAATACACTGATCAGGTTAGTTTTCGTATGGGTACTTTTTCCTACTACAATTATTGCCCAGGCTTTATCCCCAAATTACAACTACACTATTGATCTCATTCATCTGCCTGACGATGAAGTCAAAGTTTCATTTACTCCGCCTAAAAATAATCTTCAACAGGGAAAATTTGTGATCCCAAAACTCGTTCCCGGCTTTTATCAGGCCATGAATTTCGGGCAATATGTCTCCGATCTGGTGGCCACTGATAAAAAAGGAAAAAAAATCATGACTGAGCGTTTAGATCAAAATAGCTGGATGGTTCATAATCTCAAAAACGTCAATACCATTTCCTATAAGGTGTCTGACGGATGGGATTCTTTAGAAAAAGAAAGCCACGAAGCCAGATCTGCAGGCAGCACATTCATAAAAGACAGTGTTTTTGTCATCAATTACAATTCTCTGGTGGGTTATTTTGAGGAAATGAGAGATATTCCTTATCAGATCAATATTAAGAAAAATAGGGACTTCTATGCTTCTTCTGCACTGGATTACACACAGAAAGACAAACATACAGATATAGTATTGGCAAAGGATTACCGTCAACTGGTTGATTCTCCGGTAATGTACTGCGTTCCTGATACTACCTGGATAAAAATAGGTCATACGGAGGTGCTTGTATCTTTCTATAACAAAAAGGAGAGGCATTATTCCCAAAAAATAGCACAGGAACTGGAAAATATTCTGAAAAACCAACAGGCTTATCTCGGAGGCTCATTGCCTGTTGATAAATATGCTTTTCTGATCTATTACGAATCCTCAAATGAAAAGGGGTTTTTAGGAGACGGGCTTGAGCATTCTCAATCTACTGTCTGCCTGTATCGTTCGGGAAATATGAATTTCCTTCCGATGGCCTTGCAAAGGGTAGCTTCCCACGAATTTTTTCATATTATCACTCCATTGAACATTCATTCGGAAGAAATTCAGCATTATGACTTTCTGAACCCTGTCATGTCTAAACACCTTTGGTTGTATGAGGGGATGACAGAATATGCAACCATCCATATGCCTGTAAAACAAAAAATGATCGGTCTCGGGGATTTTGAAAAAAGCCTTGAAGAAAAGATCAAAGGCATGAAGGGGTTTGATAACCATCTTTCTTTTACAGAGATCAGTAAGAATGCGATGCAAAGGCAGGATCAGTATATGAACTTTTATCAAAAAGGTCCACTGCTGGGAATGTGTCTGGATATAAGACTCAGGGAGCTTTCGGGAGGAAAAATGGGAACTCAGGATCTGATGCTTCAGCTGATGAAAAAATATGGAGCAGGCAAGTATTTTAAAGATGATGATATATTTGATGAAATCACCAAAATGACATTCCCTGAAATACGTAGCTTTTTCCGTGATTATATTGAAGGCACCCAACCCGTACCTTTGAAAGAATATCTGTCAAAAGTTGGGTTTACCTATGACGAAAACACCGGAAAAGTGGATCTTTTATCTCATCCGGATCAAAGGCAAGTGGCATTAAGAAAAGTCTGGATCGGTCAGTAA